A single region of the Halarcobacter mediterraneus genome encodes:
- the glmS gene encoding glutamine--fructose-6-phosphate transaminase (isomerizing): MCGIVGYIGKQNISKLLLDGLKELEYRGYDSAGIALLNSKKIDVFKALGKLTNLKEKIQKASLSTYDIGIGHTRWATHGKPTELNAHPHLGEYSYVVHNGIIENYKELKDELIEKGFKFVSQTDTEVIVHLFENYYNLLNDEDQAFKETINRLQGAFSILLISKANTKKIFFFKNGSPLIVAKGNEEGEVLFASSDAPLIGLANDVVYLEDGVGGIATAEKIEFFSDNYSWSTLPSSKQFAQKDGFRFFMEKEIYEQSNVVSDCMLGRLQDEEILFEELDSSILNGIKEINICACGTSYHAGLTASYLFERHSKIRCNVVIASEFRYKEPLLNKNSLFIVISQSGETADTLEALKMAKNAGLKTLVICNVDNSSMTRLADNTILTRAGIEKGVASTKAFSTQTVVLWMLSLYFAKQNDKISQEVLQKELHALREVPKSLIVSDKMHEKTRRLSKRYLHGHGFFFIGRDVFFPLALEGALKLKEISYLHAEGYPAGEMKHGPIALADPELFTIALMPENLLYDKIKSNVEELSARDSTICTISPLEFELSDDFIKTQEASHYMLEFFEMLVVLQLLSMEISIRLGNDVDMPRNLAKSVTVE, encoded by the coding sequence ATGTGTGGAATAGTTGGTTATATAGGAAAGCAAAACATCTCAAAACTTTTATTAGATGGATTAAAAGAGTTAGAATACAGAGGATATGATTCTGCAGGAATTGCTCTTTTAAACTCTAAAAAAATTGATGTATTTAAGGCTTTAGGCAAGTTAACTAACTTAAAAGAAAAAATCCAAAAAGCAAGTTTATCAACTTATGATATTGGAATAGGTCATACAAGATGGGCAACACATGGGAAACCAACAGAGTTAAATGCACATCCTCATTTAGGTGAGTATTCTTATGTTGTTCATAATGGAATAATTGAAAACTATAAAGAATTAAAAGATGAATTGATAGAAAAAGGTTTTAAATTTGTATCTCAAACTGATACTGAAGTTATTGTACACCTTTTCGAAAATTATTATAATTTATTAAATGATGAAGATCAAGCTTTTAAAGAGACTATAAATAGACTCCAAGGTGCTTTTTCTATCTTACTCATTTCTAAAGCGAATACAAAAAAAATATTCTTTTTTAAAAATGGAAGTCCACTAATTGTAGCAAAAGGAAATGAAGAAGGTGAAGTTCTATTTGCTTCTTCAGATGCACCCTTAATTGGTTTAGCAAATGATGTTGTATATTTAGAAGATGGTGTTGGAGGAATTGCTACTGCAGAAAAAATTGAATTTTTTTCAGATAATTATTCGTGGAGTACACTTCCTTCTTCAAAGCAGTTTGCTCAAAAAGATGGCTTTAGATTTTTTATGGAAAAAGAAATTTATGAGCAAAGTAATGTTGTTAGTGACTGTATGCTTGGAAGACTTCAAGATGAAGAGATTTTATTTGAAGAACTTGATTCTTCTATTTTAAATGGAATAAAAGAAATAAATATTTGTGCATGTGGAACTTCATATCATGCAGGACTTACTGCTTCGTATCTTTTTGAAAGGCATTCAAAAATTAGATGTAATGTAGTCATTGCAAGTGAATTTAGATATAAAGAGCCCCTTTTGAATAAAAATAGTCTATTTATTGTAATTTCTCAAAGTGGTGAAACAGCAGATACTCTTGAAGCTTTAAAAATGGCAAAAAATGCAGGTCTTAAAACTTTAGTTATATGTAATGTTGATAACTCTTCTATGACAAGACTTGCAGATAATACAATTCTAACAAGAGCAGGAATAGAAAAAGGCGTTGCTTCAACAAAGGCTTTCTCTACTCAAACTGTAGTTTTATGGATGCTTTCTTTGTATTTTGCAAAACAAAATGATAAAATTTCACAAGAAGTTTTACAAAAAGAATTACATGCTTTAAGAGAAGTTCCAAAATCACTTATTGTAAGTGATAAAATGCATGAGAAAACAAGAAGATTATCAAAAAGATATCTTCATGGACATGGTTTTTTCTTTATAGGACGAGATGTCTTTTTCCCATTAGCCCTTGAAGGTGCTTTAAAATTAAAAGAAATTTCATATTTACATGCGGAAGGTTATCCAGCAGGTGAAATGAAACATGGTCCAATTGCATTAGCAGATCCTGAATTATTCACGATTGCTTTAATGCCTGAAAATTTATTATATGACAAAATAAAATCTAATGTTGAAGAATTAAGTGCTAGAGACTCTACTATTTGTACAATCTCTCCACTTGAATTTGAACTTAGTGATGATTTTATAAAAACTCAAGAAGCTTCACATTATATGTTAGAGTTTTTTGAGATGTTAGTAGTATTGCAACTTCTATCAATGGAGATTTCAATACGATTAGGAAATGATGTTGACATGCCAAGAAATTTGGCTAAGTCAGTAACTGTTGAATAA
- the metK gene encoding methionine adenosyltransferase, with protein MENKTSYLFTSEVVSPGHPDKCADIIADTIVDKLIIEDSNSRVASEVFVAGKHVVIGGEVKSKCQLSQKEYETLVKDALAKIGYDGKSAFTKEQCLHPDDVQVQVLLNQQSPDISQGVDQETGDIGAGDQGIMFGFASDETSDLMPAAITYARMLCDKVYNYALKHNQKLGVDIKTQVTVDYGTKENFENCKPQKIHTIVVSAPSVEGMPIEEVRELIQGLIDDTGLPKDMYNKNETIIHINPTGRYVSHSSLHDSGLTGRKLIVDSFGGYSPIGGGAQSSKDYTKVDRSGLYAARWIAKNIVAAGLAKKAIVQISYAIGVARPTSVAVDTMGTYTKFNDDKLSQIVMDEYSLTPRWITEKFGLDKPSEKTFLYADVASRGQVGQSDYPWEKLDEVEKLKNIE; from the coding sequence ATGGAAAACAAAACAAGCTACTTATTTACAAGTGAAGTTGTAAGCCCCGGACACCCAGACAAATGTGCAGATATAATTGCAGATACTATAGTTGATAAACTTATTATTGAAGACTCTAATAGTAGAGTTGCTTCTGAAGTTTTTGTAGCAGGTAAGCACGTTGTTATTGGAGGAGAGGTTAAATCGAAATGTCAACTTTCACAAAAAGAATATGAAACACTAGTTAAGGATGCTTTAGCAAAAATTGGATATGACGGTAAGTCTGCTTTTACAAAAGAGCAATGCCTTCATCCAGATGATGTTCAAGTACAAGTATTATTAAATCAACAATCTCCTGATATTTCTCAGGGTGTTGATCAAGAAACAGGTGATATAGGAGCAGGTGATCAAGGAATTATGTTTGGTTTTGCTTCAGATGAAACATCTGATTTAATGCCTGCTGCTATTACTTATGCAAGAATGCTTTGTGATAAAGTATATAATTATGCATTAAAACATAATCAAAAACTTGGAGTTGATATTAAAACTCAAGTTACTGTTGATTATGGTACAAAAGAGAATTTTGAGAATTGTAAACCACAAAAAATTCATACAATTGTTGTTAGTGCACCTTCAGTAGAAGGAATGCCAATTGAAGAAGTAAGAGAGTTAATTCAAGGATTAATTGATGATACTGGATTACCAAAAGATATGTATAATAAGAATGAAACAATAATTCATATTAACCCAACAGGAAGATATGTTTCTCACTCTTCTTTACATGATTCAGGATTAACTGGAAGAAAACTTATTGTTGATTCTTTTGGTGGGTATTCACCAATTGGTGGTGGAGCACAATCATCAAAAGATTACACAAAAGTTGATAGAAGTGGACTTTATGCTGCTAGATGGATTGCAAAAAATATCGTAGCAGCAGGACTTGCTAAAAAAGCAATTGTTCAAATTTCATATGCAATTGGAGTTGCAAGACCAACTTCTGTTGCAGTAGATACAATGGGTACTTATACTAAATTTAATGATGATAAATTATCACAAATAGTAATGGATGAATACTCATTAACACCAAGATGGATTACAGAAAAATTTGGTTTAGATAAACCAAGTGAAAAAACTTTCCTTTATGCTGATGTAGCTTCAAGAGGGCAGGTTGGACAAAGTGATTACCCTTGGGAAAAACTTGATGAAGTAGAAAAATTAAAAAATATAGAGTAG
- the accD gene encoding acetyl-CoA carboxylase, carboxyltransferase subunit beta, which produces MDLKNLFSKISFDNKEKEQPSKKDAPTHWIKCPECSSLMFFKEVENQNNICPKCNFHMRIGAKRRIEILSDADSFVEYDSDLKPIDPLKFVDKKSYKKRLDEAHKKTGRTSSVVSGECTINDVAVQIVVFDFAFMGGSLGSVEGEKIVRAVNRAIEKQQGLIIVSASGGARMQESTFALMQMAKTSAALKKMDQEKLPYISVLTDPTMGGVSASFAFLGDIIMAEPGALVGFAGQRVIKQTIGADLPEGFQRAEFLLEKGSIDMVVNRNEMKKTLSDLLTMFDKTSTAS; this is translated from the coding sequence ATGGATTTAAAAAATTTATTTAGTAAAATTTCATTTGATAATAAAGAGAAGGAACAACCAAGCAAAAAAGATGCCCCAACACACTGGATTAAATGTCCAGAGTGTTCATCTTTAATGTTTTTTAAAGAAGTAGAAAACCAAAATAATATATGTCCTAAGTGTAATTTTCATATGAGAATAGGAGCAAAAAGAAGAATTGAAATTTTATCTGATGCAGATTCTTTTGTTGAGTATGATTCAGATTTAAAACCTATAGATCCTTTAAAATTTGTTGATAAAAAATCTTATAAAAAAAGACTTGATGAAGCACATAAAAAAACAGGAAGAACTTCTTCAGTTGTAAGTGGAGAATGTACTATAAATGATGTAGCTGTACAAATAGTAGTATTTGATTTTGCATTTATGGGAGGAAGTTTAGGTTCTGTTGAAGGTGAAAAAATTGTTAGGGCTGTAAATAGAGCAATAGAAAAACAACAAGGTTTAATAATTGTTTCTGCTTCAGGAGGTGCAAGAATGCAAGAATCAACATTTGCTTTAATGCAAATGGCTAAAACTTCTGCAGCATTGAAAAAAATGGATCAAGAAAAACTTCCTTATATATCAGTATTAACTGATCCAACAATGGGTGGTGTTTCTGCCTCATTTGCTTTTCTTGGTGATATAATTATGGCAGAGCCAGGAGCTTTAGTAGGTTTTGCAGGACAAAGAGTTATTAAACAAACTATTGGTGCTGATTTACCAGAAGGTTTCCAAAGAGCTGAATTCTTATTAGAAAAAGGTTCTATTGATATGGTTGTTAATAGAAATGAAATGAAAAAAACATTATCTGATTTATTAACAATGTTTGATAAAACTTCTACTGCAAGTTAA
- a CDS encoding 23S rRNA (pseudouridine(1915)-N(3))-methyltransferase RlmH, with protein MKINIYAIVKPSNDDFDKLSKEFIKMCSKFAKVEVNCIFDKNISKAQNISQIEAQKAYSQAFEKYMTGYCIALDVLGKKVDSFQFSEMISNNNEINFFIGGAYGFERNFLNKCHKIISLSDLTMAHKVVTLVLLEQIFRGLAIKNNHPYHK; from the coding sequence ATGAAAATAAATATTTATGCAATTGTAAAACCTAGTAATGACGATTTTGATAAACTTAGTAAAGAGTTTATCAAAATGTGCTCAAAATTTGCAAAAGTTGAAGTTAATTGTATTTTTGATAAAAATATTTCAAAAGCTCAAAATATCTCTCAAATAGAAGCCCAAAAAGCATATTCTCAAGCTTTTGAGAAGTATATGACAGGTTATTGTATTGCCTTAGATGTTTTAGGAAAAAAAGTGGATAGTTTCCAATTCTCAGAAATGATTTCAAACAATAATGAAATAAACTTTTTTATAGGTGGGGCATATGGTTTTGAAAGAAACTTTTTAAATAAATGCCATAAAATAATAAGCTTAAGTGATTTAACTATGGCTCATAAAGTAGTAACACTTGTTTTGTTAGAACAAATTTTTAGAGGCCTTGCAATTAAGAATAACCATCCATATCATAAATAA
- the dksA gene encoding RNA polymerase-binding protein DksA, producing the protein MANTKQIEELKQILLERKELITKNIQGSRDSIDSLKNSECNDEYDYAEVSSDSFKEGIIANQQISELKEIEEALKRIQKGTYGICEMCDESIAIGRLRAKPFAKFCTPCREIHEQEK; encoded by the coding sequence ATGGCTAATACAAAACAAATAGAAGAGTTAAAACAGATTCTATTAGAAAGAAAAGAATTAATTACAAAAAACATCCAAGGAAGTAGGGATAGTATTGATTCTTTAAAAAACTCTGAATGTAATGATGAATATGATTATGCCGAAGTTTCAAGTGATAGTTTCAAAGAAGGAATAATTGCTAATCAACAAATAAGTGAGTTAAAAGAGATTGAAGAAGCCTTAAAAAGAATACAAAAAGGTACTTACGGTATTTGTGAAATGTGTGATGAATCAATCGCAATAGGAAGACTTAGAGCTAAACCATTCGCAAAGTTTTGTACACCTTGTAGAGAAATTCACGAACAAGAAAAATAA
- a CDS encoding tRNA dihydrouridine synthase, with translation MKNKIDFSQPLIVLAPLAGYTDLPFRSVVKKFGADVTISEMISSNALVYKSEKTRKMIEKSPDEDPYIVQIAGNKPELVRDAVQILNDIEGIDGIDLNCGCPAPKVFNHGSGSNLLGDLKKLEEILGTVKKYSKKQYTTAKVRLGVDTKIPVEIGKAVEACGVDFVSVHGRTRAGKYKAPVDYDAIKLMKEAISIPVIANGDIKDYDKAQEVLKYTNADGVMIGRGAIGKPWIFYQLKHNVEDINQDKKREIILEHFDAVIDFHGIHGAIMFRKLLHSYSKGYQGAAEFRDIINRVDDQKVMRDMIENFF, from the coding sequence ATGAAAAATAAAATTGACTTTAGCCAGCCTTTGATTGTGCTGGCGCCATTAGCAGGATATACAGATTTACCTTTTCGTTCAGTTGTTAAAAAATTTGGTGCAGATGTAACTATTTCTGAAATGATTTCTTCAAATGCACTTGTTTATAAATCAGAAAAAACAAGAAAGATGATTGAAAAATCTCCTGATGAAGACCCTTATATTGTTCAAATAGCAGGAAATAAACCTGAATTAGTAAGAGATGCTGTGCAAATACTTAATGATATTGAAGGCATTGATGGTATTGATTTAAATTGTGGTTGTCCGGCACCTAAAGTTTTTAACCATGGTTCAGGTTCTAATCTTTTAGGAGATTTGAAAAAACTAGAAGAAATTTTAGGAACTGTAAAAAAATACTCAAAAAAACAATATACTACAGCAAAAGTTAGATTAGGAGTAGATACTAAAATTCCTGTAGAAATAGGTAAAGCAGTTGAAGCCTGTGGAGTAGATTTTGTATCTGTTCATGGAAGAACGCGAGCTGGAAAATATAAAGCACCAGTTGATTATGATGCCATTAAACTTATGAAAGAAGCTATTTCTATCCCAGTAATTGCAAATGGGGATATAAAAGACTATGACAAGGCACAAGAAGTATTGAAATATACCAATGCAGATGGTGTTATGATAGGTCGTGGTGCAATTGGTAAACCTTGGATTTTTTATCAATTAAAACATAATGTTGAAGATATTAATCAAGATAAAAAAAGAGAGATAATATTAGAACACTTTGATGCAGTTATAGATTTTCATGGAATCCATGGAGCTATAATGTTTAGAAAACTCCTTCATTCTTATTCAAAGGGATATCAAGGTGCAGCAGAGTTTAGAGATATAATAAATAGAGTTGATGATCAAAAAGTCATGCGTGATATGATAGAAAACTTTTTTTAA
- a CDS encoding 50S ribosomal protein L11 methyltransferase: MTDYYYELTIEPKDKYELFLDLTLSLTNEALEEFDGKIIARSEEDLSHIEDGIKKFADGINIPCEITLEKKENIDWIKQYQESVKSVEVGKFFIRPSWEEKKEDKIDIIIDPALSFGSGHHETTSSCLEAISKYIKENDKVLDVGTGSGILAIAASKIGADVDICDTDEVCIKDTKSNFELNNTSFNKSWVGSTNNAQKNCYDVVIANIVADVLIFIHNDLKKCLKDDGILVVSGILDKHIDKVLRKFEDLEQLELIHKNEWVSVVFKK; encoded by the coding sequence TTGACAGATTACTATTATGAGTTAACCATAGAACCTAAAGACAAATATGAATTATTTCTTGATTTAACATTATCTTTAACAAATGAAGCATTAGAAGAATTTGATGGTAAAATTATTGCAAGAAGTGAAGAAGATTTATCACATATTGAAGATGGTATAAAAAAATTTGCTGATGGAATAAATATACCTTGTGAAATAACTTTAGAGAAAAAAGAAAATATTGATTGGATAAAACAATATCAAGAATCTGTAAAATCAGTTGAAGTAGGTAAATTCTTTATAAGGCCATCATGGGAAGAAAAAAAAGAAGATAAAATTGATATAATTATAGACCCTGCTTTATCTTTTGGTTCAGGACATCATGAAACAACATCTAGTTGTCTGGAAGCTATAAGTAAATATATAAAAGAAAATGATAAAGTTTTAGATGTAGGCACTGGAAGTGGAATTTTAGCTATAGCAGCTTCAAAAATTGGAGCAGATGTAGATATTTGTGATACAGATGAAGTTTGTATAAAAGATACAAAATCAAATTTTGAATTAAATAATACAAGTTTTAATAAATCTTGGGTAGGTTCAACGAATAATGCACAAAAAAACTGCTATGATGTAGTTATAGCAAATATTGTTGCTGATGTTCTAATTTTTATTCATAATGATTTAAAAAAATGCTTAAAGGATGATGGTATACTAGTTGTATCAGGTATCTTAGATAAACATATAGATAAAGTTTTAAGAAAATTTGAAGATTTAGAACAGCTTGAACTTATTCATAAAAATGAATGGGTAAGTGTAGTTTTTAAAAAATAA
- the ftsH gene encoding ATP-dependent zinc metalloprotease FtsH, translating to MNNRPDKNGQDNNNNNNNFFNNNPLLVFVIFSIVTIFVFKAVFPDNGSQAMGGENQGLSSFGQTKNKTVAYSELKKLISNGQIEYVGIGNTQVKAVSKPSSGQITTYTARRVVPDDTLIPSLEQKGISYGGINEENIIADILFGWVLPIFIFFAIWMFLARRMSKSMGGGSGGILGIGSSKKMINSEKPNVKFEDMAGNKEAKEEVQEVVDFLSDPERYVRLGAQIPKGVLLVGPPGTGKTLLAKAVAGEADVNFLSVSGSAFIEMFVGVGASRVRDLFEQAKKSAPAIIFIDEIDAIGKSRASGGPMGGNDEREQTLNQLLAEMDGFSTEAAPVIVLAATNRPEVLDPALLRPGRFDRQVLVDKPDYEGRIEILKVHIKDVKLGKNVDLKEVAKMTAGLAGADLANIINEAALLAGRAKKDQVDPADFKEAVERQIAGLEKKSRRISPKEREIVAYHESGHALIAEITRGAKKVNKVSIVPRGLAALGYTLNTPEENKYLMQKHELIAEVDVLLGGRAAEEVFIGEISTGAGNDLERATDIIKSMASVYGMSDVAGLMVLEKRSNQFLGGQTQKDFSDEMAKNLDDYVIKLLNERYEAVLQSLRDHNESIEQMTKELLDIEVLSGERVREIIIENGGEVFEEEDLHSEALKEEDLSTKENNSENSTEESSEKKDENKTKNEEIEENKEDKKE from the coding sequence ATGAATAATAGACCAGATAAAAATGGCCAAGACAATAATAACAATAATAATAACTTTTTTAATAATAACCCTTTATTAGTTTTTGTTATATTTTCTATTGTTACAATTTTTGTTTTTAAAGCAGTGTTTCCAGATAATGGTTCACAAGCAATGGGTGGGGAAAATCAAGGGCTTTCATCTTTTGGACAAACAAAAAATAAAACTGTAGCATATTCAGAACTTAAAAAACTAATTTCAAACGGTCAAATAGAATACGTAGGTATTGGAAATACACAAGTTAAAGCTGTAAGTAAACCATCAAGTGGCCAAATTACAACATATACTGCAAGAAGGGTAGTTCCTGATGATACCTTGATTCCTTCTTTAGAACAAAAAGGTATCTCATATGGTGGAATAAATGAAGAAAATATAATTGCTGATATTTTATTTGGATGGGTTTTACCAATTTTTATTTTCTTTGCAATTTGGATGTTCTTAGCTAGAAGAATGTCTAAATCTATGGGAGGTGGTTCAGGTGGAATCTTAGGAATTGGAAGCTCTAAAAAAATGATTAATTCTGAAAAGCCAAATGTAAAATTTGAAGATATGGCAGGAAATAAAGAAGCTAAAGAAGAAGTACAAGAAGTAGTTGACTTTTTATCTGATCCTGAAAGATATGTAAGATTAGGAGCACAAATTCCTAAAGGTGTATTATTAGTAGGACCTCCTGGAACTGGTAAAACACTTTTAGCAAAAGCTGTTGCTGGTGAAGCAGATGTTAACTTTTTATCTGTTTCTGGTTCAGCTTTTATAGAGATGTTTGTTGGTGTGGGAGCAAGTAGAGTAAGAGATTTATTTGAACAAGCTAAGAAAAGTGCACCAGCTATTATTTTTATTGATGAAATTGATGCTATTGGTAAAAGTAGAGCATCTGGTGGTCCAATGGGTGGAAATGATGAGAGAGAACAAACATTAAATCAGCTTCTTGCCGAAATGGATGGATTCTCAACAGAAGCAGCACCAGTAATTGTATTAGCTGCAACAAATAGACCTGAAGTTCTTGACCCTGCATTACTTAGACCAGGGAGATTTGACAGACAAGTATTAGTTGATAAACCTGATTATGAAGGTAGAATTGAAATTCTTAAAGTTCATATTAAAGATGTAAAGTTAGGAAAAAATGTTGATTTAAAAGAAGTTGCTAAAATGACAGCTGGACTTGCAGGTGCAGATTTAGCAAATATTATTAATGAAGCAGCACTTTTAGCAGGACGTGCTAAAAAAGACCAAGTAGACCCAGCTGATTTTAAAGAAGCAGTTGAAAGACAAATTGCTGGACTTGAAAAGAAATCTAGAAGAATTTCTCCAAAAGAAAGAGAAATTGTAGCATACCACGAATCAGGACATGCCTTAATTGCAGAAATTACAAGAGGTGCTAAAAAAGTTAATAAAGTATCAATTGTACCAAGAGGACTTGCAGCTTTAGGGTATACATTAAATACACCAGAAGAAAATAAATATTTAATGCAAAAACATGAACTTATTGCAGAAGTAGATGTATTATTAGGTGGTAGAGCAGCAGAAGAAGTATTCATTGGTGAAATTTCAACTGGTGCTGGTAATGACTTAGAAAGAGCAACAGATATTATTAAATCAATGGCATCTGTTTATGGAATGAGTGATGTTGCTGGACTTATGGTTCTTGAAAAAAGAAGTAATCAATTTTTAGGTGGTCAAACACAAAAAGATTTTTCAGATGAAATGGCAAAAAATCTTGATGACTATGTTATTAAATTACTAAACGAAAGATATGAAGCTGTTTTACAATCATTAAGAGACCACAATGAATCAATAGAACAAATGACTAAAGAACTTCTTGATATAGAAGTTCTTTCAGGAGAAAGAGTAAGAGAAATAATTATTGAAAATGGAGGAGAGGTTTTTGAAGAAGAAGATTTACATAGTGAAGCTTTAAAAGAAGAAGATCTTTCTACAAAAGAAAATAACTCTGAAAACTCAACTGAAGAGTCTTCAGAAAAAAAAGATGAAAATAAAACTAAAAATGAAGAAATAGAAGAAAATAAAGAAGATAAAAAAGAGTAA
- a CDS encoding phosphatidylserine decarboxylase — protein MLNKLIAKEGYKSIFSFLILTIVFLIIDCDFLSFVLFALTLWFIFIYRNNRFIKNYDEEDIVSPISGRISSIDIKKDKKLIYIDVSLFDNHILRAVKSGDFTVKTTRGTYTFLDSLKAKKLNEKIEIKYKDIKIELITSLFSNRTEIFESSALKGDKLAVFLNGQVVIELDNSKELLVNIGNKLHSGKTVIARNQ, from the coding sequence ATGTTAAATAAGTTAATTGCAAAAGAAGGATACAAAAGTATATTTAGTTTTTTAATATTAACAATTGTTTTTTTAATAATTGATTGTGATTTTTTAAGCTTTGTTCTTTTTGCATTAACTTTATGGTTTATTTTTATTTATCGAAATAATAGATTTATAAAAAACTATGATGAAGAAGATATTGTTTCTCCTATTTCAGGAAGAATATCTTCTATTGATATTAAAAAAGATAAAAAACTTATCTATATTGATGTGTCATTATTTGATAATCATATTCTAAGAGCTGTAAAAAGTGGAGACTTTACAGTTAAAACTACCCGTGGCACTTATACCTTTCTTGATTCCTTAAAAGCAAAAAAACTAAATGAAAAAATTGAAATAAAATATAAGGATATTAAAATAGAATTAATAACTTCTTTATTTTCTAACAGAACTGAAATTTTTGAAAGCAGTGCTTTAAAAGGTGATAAATTAGCAGTTTTTCTTAACGGTCAAGTAGTAATAGAACTTGATAACTCAAAAGAACTTTTAGTAAATATAGGAAATAAACTTCACTCTGGCAAAACAGTAATTGCAAGAAATCAATAA
- a CDS encoding sensor histidine kinase produces the protein MKNERILFYKLQNESNALLTYILHQFSNEKNNLKEIHEKAYNQVILNGYDNSLDEIYNKINEGFISKPYNIYITDNNYIIVNTTYKPDIGFNLSFAKESFEKNKKENLLEVTAPIFESYSQKFFSYTDYFLPNSNRIFQVSYTYQNTDDRLNKIYSLVNKNTTVANYRAYLVLKDGYIGDFIFKKFKGRKLTLDEMEKVKEDAIKIFNRVGKTKLIEDNLKIDNNEYKVLYSKQESVIFDDIQILYSLTFDKSFLENEINKINIISIFLLLVGLAIFFILFKLRYKEILLKQKDKFIKHSVHEIKTPLSIILLNNQLRNKMKGKDKYSFKIEAAIKTLQNSYDDMTFLMTKDKLEYKIEEIELKTFLIERVDYFSTIAKSQGKEIVLNTNSNCGVYITNIELTRLIDNNLSNAIKYSELHSKIEVYLEKNILKFITKGNEIIEKKAIFDKYKREESSIGGHGLGLSIVKDIINKYQIKVEVERKNMRNIFIYHFKCHNTDTLEY, from the coding sequence TTGAAAAATGAAAGAATTCTTTTTTATAAACTCCAAAATGAGTCAAATGCATTATTAACTTATATTTTACATCAGTTTAGTAATGAAAAAAATAATCTAAAAGAAATACATGAAAAAGCATATAATCAAGTAATTTTAAATGGATATGATAATTCTTTAGATGAAATTTATAATAAAATAAATGAAGGCTTCATTTCAAAACCTTATAATATATATATAACAGATAATAATTATATTATTGTAAATACTACATATAAACCTGATATAGGTTTTAACTTAAGTTTTGCAAAAGAGAGTTTTGAAAAAAATAAAAAAGAAAATTTGCTTGAAGTTACAGCTCCCATATTTGAATCATATTCTCAAAAGTTTTTTAGTTATACAGATTATTTTTTACCCAATTCAAATAGAATTTTTCAAGTAAGCTATACTTATCAAAATACAGATGATAGACTTAATAAGATATATTCTTTGGTAAATAAAAATACTACTGTTGCTAATTATAGGGCATATTTAGTTTTAAAGGATGGTTATATTGGTGATTTTATCTTTAAAAAGTTTAAAGGTCGTAAACTGACATTAGACGAAATGGAAAAAGTAAAAGAAGATGCAATAAAAATTTTTAATAGGGTTGGAAAAACTAAATTAATTGAAGATAATCTAAAAATAGATAATAATGAGTATAAAGTTTTGTATTCAAAACAAGAGTCAGTAATATTTGATGATATTCAAATTTTGTATAGTCTTACTTTTGATAAAAGTTTTTTAGAGAATGAAATAAATAAAATAAATATAATTTCTATTTTTTTACTTTTAGTAGGTTTAGCTATTTTCTTTATTCTTTTTAAATTAAGATACAAAGAAATCTTATTAAAACAGAAAGATAAATTTATAAAACACTCTGTCCATGAGATAAAAACGCCTTTAAGTATAATTCTTTTAAATAATCAATTACGAAATAAAATGAAAGGGAAAGATAAATATTCTTTTAAAATAGAAGCAGCAATAAAAACTCTACAAAACTCCTATGATGATATGACTTTTTTAATGACAAAAGATAAGTTAGAATATAAAATTGAGGAAATTGAGCTAAAAACTTTTTTAATTGAAAGAGTAGATTATTTTTCTACAATTGCTAAATCTCAAGGAAAAGAAATAGTTTTGAATACAAATAGTAATTGTGGTGTATATATAACTAATATAGAATTAACTAGATTAATTGATAATAATCTATCAAATGCAATAAAATATAGTGAATTACATTCAAAAATAGAAGTTTACTTAGAAAAGAATATATTAAAGTTTATTACAAAAGGTAATGAAATAATTGAAAAAAAAGCTATTTTTGATAAATATAAACGAGAAGAAAGTTCTATAGGTGGACATGGTTTAGGTTTAAGTATTGTAAAAGATATAATTAATAAATATCAGATTAAAGTAGAGGTTGAAAGAAAAAATATGAGAAATATTTTTATTTATCATTTTAAATGCCACAATACTGACACACTTGAATATTAA